The Desulfococcus multivorans DNA window CGGAACGCGCCTTGATCACGAACATCAGACTGATGCCGAAGGCCACGGCGAATCCCGCATATCCCAGAAAACAGGTGATGACGTGGGCAATGAGCCAGTTGCTCTTGAGGGCCGGGATAAGCGGCTGGATCCGGTCGCTGATGTTGGGGGAAAGGGAGGCGTAAGCCATGGCCAGAAAGGCGATGGGCATGACGAACGCGCCGATGACGCGATTCCCGTATCGATATTCCACGAACAGATACAGAGCCGCGATGGCCCAGGCGAAGAAGACCAGGGACTCGTAGAGATTCGACAGGGGGGCGTGCCCGTAGCCGAGTTGATAGCTTTCCACCCATCGCAGCAGAACGCCGCCGATGTTGCCGGCAATTCCGACAGCCGCCGTCCATGCGGCGATTTTCCCGGGGGTCGTCTTTCTGAAAATGAGGGCCACGACATACAGAAGCGCCGAAAGGCCGTACACAAACGTCACGACGGACAATAGGGTTGAACTGTTCATAACGCTATCCTTGCCGCCCCGAGGGGCGCAGTTGAGGTTTCATTTTTCCGCCGGCGGCAGCGCGGCTTCGAATGGTCCCGACAACAGGGGTATCCGCAGCGGCTATCGGCCGGCTTCAAGCTTCTCGAGACGCCCGGAGATCTTCCGGACGCTCTCCGCCACGGCGCCGGGGTTCTTGTTGGCGGTGCCGGAGACGGTCACCGCGGCCCCGGCTCCCCGACGGGTCACATCGATGCAGATGCGCTGATGGGACATGAAGAAGGTCACGATACACCCCAGGATCATCAGGATAAAACCGGCATAAACCAGCGGCACCCCGGGGTCCCGGGTGACCTGAAGGCCGGTGTAGTATCGCTCGCCCACGGGCTCGGTCACCGAAAAGACGAAACGGCCGTCCTTTCGCATCTTGTCGAAACGGGAAAACCGCACCGGCAGATGGATCTCGACAGGCTCCCCCCCGGGGGGCTCGAGTTCGCCCACGAGGGTCTCGCCCAGATCCCGTTGTCCCATGAAGAGGTAGGACGGCAGGAACGCCTTGGCCGTGAAGACGCCGCCCCCCTCGGGGAGGGTGAGGGGCTTGTCGAGAAAGACCTTTTCCGTATAGACCATCCCCGAAGCCTTGCTGGTGATGGAGACGTCGATCCCCTTTTCGGCGACCGCACCGAGATCGGCGGGCATCTTGCCGTAGCTCGACTGGAAGATGTTGATGCCGCGGTACCGGAGCGGATCATTGACGATGATCTCCTTTTCGAGAACCGGCTTACCCTCTTCCAGGATGGCCAGGCGTGAACGGTATTCCCTGGGGGCCCCCGTTTCATAGAAGGAGACCTGGAAGTCATCGCACCGGATGGCGAAATCGAGGGGCTGCTCCCTGTCGCCGCTCCGAAGGTGAACCGCCTGGACGCTTTCGCCCTCGGGGATGGTGACGAAACCGTCGAAGCCGAAAATGGAACCGACCAGGCCGCCGATCAGCAGAAAGACGACGCTGAGGTGCACGATGTAGACCCCAAGCCGGGTCCAGCGCCCTTTTTCGGCGAAGATGCGAAACCCGCCGTCCGCGGCTTCGGTCCGGCTATAGGTGAAGGCCCGGGCGGCAACCTCGGCATAGCGCTCCCTGAGACGCTCCGGAGGGGGGGTCACGGTAAACGCGGCCTTGTGCCGGGGGTTCCGGAACATGGCGGAACGGAAGACGGGGGTCTTGACGAAAACCGTCTTCCAGAGGGTGGAAAGGCGATCGATGGAGCAGGCGACGATATTGGCGGTGAGCAGCACCAGGAGCAGCTGAAACCACCAGGAATGGTACATGTCGAAGATATCGAGCACGTAGAAGAGCCGGTAAAGGAACTCCCCGTAGGCGCGAACGTAGTCCTGGGGGGCGGCGTTCTGGGGGACCAGCGTGCCGATGATGGAGGTGGCCGCAAGACTCAAAAGCAGGGCCACCGTGAGGCGGATGGATATCAGAAACCCCCAGACGGGGTTGGATGCGCGAGAGGCATCGCCTTCACGTTTCATGTTGGACGTCCTTTCTGTGCAGTGAAGTTAAACGCGTATCCATAACAAAAGCGCGGGATGGAATCAAGAAAGGACTTTCAAACGGGACATGGCCCGGCGCATGGGTAAACCTCGGTTTTGAGACGGATGCCGGAAGCGGCATCGGGAGCAAATCAGAAAGCGGATGCATCGCCTTTTGCAGGGGCGGGATTTATCGACGTCCGGTTCGATGCATCGGCAGGCGGGGTGTCGACACATGACCCGATGCCTTCCGTTGCCGGCAAACCGTCGATGCCGACGGTTTCGGAGACAGCATTGCCGGTCGTGAATGCTTCGGGCGGAAACCGGTTGCATGCCGGCAGGAGCCGCACAAGGGCCTTCATCCATACGTCGGCCATTTTAGCGTAGCCGATATTCGTGGGATGCAGATCATCCCACATATCCACGGCATAATCGAGAGCGCCTTCCTGGTCCACAAGGACGATTTTGTCTCCGGCGATGATTCTCGACGCCGCCATGCGCTGGACGTTGTTGTTGAAGACGGTGGTGTCCGGGTGGTAGGTTTTACGGTTGATGATGCGCGCAGCCACCACGATCAGGTCCGTGTCGTTGTCGAACTCGTATCGATCGATCTCATCGAATATCCGCTCCACGTCGCCTTCATTCGCCGTCAGGGAATTTGTTCCGATATGCAGGAGCACGATCTCCGCCGGGTGCGCCGTGAGCCAATCGTAGATGCCGGCGGCCGCCTCCTCGTCCTTGATGCCGGGAAGCCCCTGGTGCTGAACGTCAAAAGGCGGGGAGACATGACCCCCGGTGTTTTTCTCTCCCACAAAGTCGACATCATAACCGGCACGCCGCAATGACCGATACAGGGGGGCTCTGTACCCGGTGCTCAGGTTCGCGTCCCTGATCTCGCCGACGCCGTAGGTGATGGAATCGCCGAGGGGCATGATCGGCACCGGTCGTGAACAGTCGCGGACGACGAGCAGCGCCGTCGCCGGGTTCGACCACCCGCCCTTATCGTTCCGGATCCGGAAAAAAATGGTGTGCACGCCTGAAGAGAGAGAATCGATATCGAAAGCGGATTGACGGGAGATGATCCCGTCCAGGTCGGAACGCCACTCATAGGCTGTCGGCACGTTCCCGGTGTCGATGCTCGACCCCTGAAATCGTATGCACTGATTCGGCTCGGCCGCCGGGGGATCGATGCGTTCGATTTTCGCAACGGGCGCCGTGTCGGTAAACCCCGCAAACCGGAATCTGACCGCATCGGCGCAGGTGCTGTAATTTTGGGCTTCCCCGGGAGCGGCGATCAGGGTGACGTCATATCGCTCTCCTCCGGCGAAAGGATAGACGCCGATCCGGTTCCATCGGCCGCCGTTGACCTGCTGGTCGATGCTGACACGCTCCCGGCCCATCAAATATTCAATGCTGAGGGGAACGGCGGAGCTTCTGGAGGCGTGAGAGCTCCACCACATCGAAAGCTCATAGACGCCCGTAATCAAAGGCGTAAAGGTCCATGTGTAAGTGCTGCCGTTGCAGCTCCACCGGGATGGGGTGCCCGTCTCGTCAGGGTCGTAGGCGTCGGTTGCCGTCGATTTGGGCCACGAACCGGTGAAAGCGGTCTCCGGGGCGTCGTTATCGATGATGATCTCCGTCACACCGGCGATAGAGCCTAAAAACAGCACCAGCAGAAGGCATGGAAAGCCAACCGGAATCCTGGAACGCTTCAGGGGCATGCGGCGATTGTTTTTCATCGATCAGAACCGAACGGGCAGAGAAAACAGGATGCTCTCTTCAGTCTCCAAGGGATCAAGGCTATAAGCCTGAAGAGAGCTCCTGCGACGAACATAGCAATTATCCCCCTTCAGTCTTCAGCCTTCAGCCTTCAGCCTATACACCCGCTATCCGGTCACCCTGATGAAAGCTGAAACTGAATTACAGGTGAAAATCTTCCATTTTTTACAGTTGATGGGCCTTCCATGTCAATAAAAATGGCGGCATCACCCCCCGACAGGGCCGGACGCGGGACACTCCGGTCGTGATCTTTGAATCAAAGGACGAAAAAGTCGCTTGTTGACGATTTTGCCGCAACATATGCCGATTTCCATCGTGACCGACAACAATATCATGTGGTTAACATCATGAATTCTGCCATGTTACGAAACCATCTAAATCTTGACAACCGTGCCAACATAGGCATTATTAGGCTGTCTTATCGCCCGTCGACCAATGACCGGGCGGCGGTACGCCATGTTCAACCCCACCAAACAGGGAGCTGTGTCACGAATGATCGAGGTGAAACATCTGAGCAAGTTTTTCGGACCCCATAAGGCGGTGGACCGCATCGCCTTCACGGTTCAAAAGGGAGAAATCCTGGGGTTTCTCGGCCCCAACGGCGCCGGGAAATCGACCACCATGCGGATGATCACCGGCTTCGTTCCCCCGTCCGGCGGCACCGCCGTGATCGGGGGGCACGACATCCTCCGGGAGCCCGTAGCGGCCCGAAAAAAAATCGGTTATCTCCCGGAGAACGCCCCGGTGTATCCCGACATGACCGTGTACGCCTATCTCGACTTCTGCGCCCAGATCCGCGGATTTTCGGGAAGCGACAGGAAACGGCGCGTCACGGAGACCATCGAGAAGTGCTTCCTTTCAGGCGTCGAACACCAGACCGTCAGCACGCTGTCCAAAGGGTTCAAACAGCGGGTCTGTTTCGCCCAGAGCATTCTCCACGACCCCGAATACCTGATCCTGGACGAACCCACCGACGGGCTGGATCCGAACCAGAAGCACGAGGTCAGGCTCATGATCCGCAAGATGAGCGCCGAGAAGGCCATCATCCTCTCCACCCACATTCTGGACGAGGTGGAGGCCGTCTGCAGCCGGGCCGTCATCATCACCAAAGGCGCCATCGTGGCGGACGACACCCCCGAGAACCTGAAGGCCCGCTCCACGATTCACGGCGCCATCTCCGTCACCCTCGCCGACGCCGATGCCGACGCCTTCATCGCCTGCGCCCGGAGCGTTCCCGGCATCCGGGAGGTCGCGGTGATCGAGCGCACCGATGGGGCGCTCAAGGCCCGGATATACCCGGAGTCGGCGGACCCTCTGGCGGCGGAGCATCTCATGACGGCCCTTTCGGCGAAGCGTTTCGAGGTCAAGTCCCTCTTCGTCGAACAAGGGCGGCTGGACGAGGTCTTCCGCGCCGTCACGACCTCCTGAGCGACACCCCGGAACCCCAAAACCGCTTATCAGGTGCAACAATGAAATCAGAAGCGATACTCACCCATGTTTCGGCGATCTTCAAACGCGAGATCAAGGCCTATTTCGGATCTCCGGTCGCCTATGTCTTCATAGCCGTCTTTCTGCTGTTGATGGGTTTTTTCACCTTCCACATCAGCCATTTCTTCGAAATGGGTCAGGCGGACCTGAGGGCCTTTTTCGAATGGCACCCCTGGCTCTACCTGTTTCTGGTCCCGGCGGCGGCCATGCGCCTCTGGGCCGAAGAGCTGCGCATGGGTACCATCGAGCTGGTCCTCACCTTTCCCATCACCACCGGCGAGGTCATCATCGGAAAATTTCTGGCGGCGTGGGCCTTCATCGGCATCGCCCTCGCCCTCACCTTTCCCATGGTGCTCACGGTGACGTACCTCGGCGACCCTGACCCGGGCCCCATCATCACCGGCTACATCGGCAGTTTTCTCATGGCCGGCGCCTTTCTCGGCGTAGGCAGCATGACCTCGGCCGTCACGCGAAGCCAGGTGATCAGCTTCATCCTCGCCGTCCTCATCTGTCTCTTTTTCATCCTGGCCGGCTTCCCCCCCGTCACCGCGATGATGGCCGACTGGGCCCCGAGGTGGCTTACCGCCGTCGTATCCGGCCTGGGCTTTCTATCCCATTTCGTGTCGATGCAGCGGGGCGTCCTCGATCTGCGGGACATTCTCTACTTCGGCTCCGTCATCTGTTTCACGCTGTTCGCCAACGGCATCATTCTTCAATACAAAAGGGCTTAGCACCGACACCGCATCGACTACAGGAGGCCACGCATCATGACAACGCATCACCCGCCGGCCGGACAAGCCGGCAAATCCTTTTTATCCATAGGAGGACTGCTCCTGGTGCTGATCATCCTGGTGCTCGTCAACGTCATCGCATCCAGGGTGAACGCACGATGGGACGTCACCGAAGGCAAGCTCTATTCCCTGTCGGACGGCACCCGGGAGATTCTCTCGAACCTCTCCTACGACACTGCCATCAAGGTCTTCTACACCCGGGACGAGACCCACACCCCGGTGCACATCAAGACCTACGCCAGGCGGCTGATGGATTTTCTCTCCGAATACGAACGCCACGGAGAGGGCAAACTCACCATCGAGCACTACGACCCCGAACCCGACTCCGAGGCGGAGGATCAGGCCGCGGCCTACGGCATCTCGGGCATCGACCTGCCCACGGGGGAGCGGCTCTATTTCGGTCTGGCGGCCGTGGCCGCGGATCAGGAGGCCGTCATCCCCATGATCGATCCGACCCGGGAGGAGCAGCTGGAGTACGACATCACCCGGATCATCGCCAGGGTGCAGTCCGCCGAAAAGCCGACCATCGGGATCATCAGCGCCCTGCCCGTCTTCGGCATGCCCATGATGGGCATGCCGCAGGAGGGCGGTCCCGAGCCGTGGATGTTCGTCACCGAACTCCGAAAGAACCACGAAGTGCGGGAGATCAGTCCCGGGGCCGACAGCATCGATGAGAGCGTCGACCTGCTCATGCTCATCCACCCCAAGGGTCTCTCCCCGGCCCTTCAGTACGCCGTTGATCAGTATCTCTTAAGGGGGGGGAATCTCATGGTGTTCGCCGACCCGTTCTCGGTGAGCGAGCCGCCCCGGTCCCCGTCCAAGGCCTCCGACGGCCTGGCCGCCCTGTTCAAGGCCTGGGGGGTCGAGATGGACCTCGGCAAGGCGGTCGTCGACTTCGATTTCGCCACCCGCCTCAGGGGCCAGGACAACCAGGTGGAAACCAACCCCTTCTGGCTCTCGATGGACGCCGACGCCCTCAACCGGGACAACATCATCACGGCCCAGCTGGAAAGCTTGCTGCTGCCGGCGGCCGGTGCCGTTCTCAAGGCCCCGGACAGCCCCTACACATTCGAGACCCTGGTCCGATCCAGCCCCAATGCCGCCATGTCCGACACCATGATGCTCCAGCTCGGCGCCGAGGATCTGCGGCGGGACTTCAAGGCCGCCGGGACCCCCTTCGACCTGGCGGTTCAGATCACCGGCACCTTCAAGAGCGCCTTCCCCGAAGGCCCGCCCCGGGACCCGGAAAGCGGGACCGATAAACCGGGGAGCGACGAGCCCCGGAACACCGGAAACGGGCACCTCGAAGAGGGACAAGGTCCTGCCGTCGTCGTCCTCGTGGGAGACGCGGACCTCCTTTTCGACAACTACTACGTCAGCCACCAGAACTTTCTGGGGTTCAAGATCTCGCGAATGTTCAACGACAACCTCAATTTCGTTCTGAACAGCGGCGAAATGCTCATCGGAAGTCAGGCCCTCATCGGCATCCGCTCCCGGGGTACGTTCGAGCGCCCCTTCACCCGGGTCGAGGCCCTGGAGAAGGCGGCCCAGGCCCGCTGGCTGGTGCGGGAACAGGAGCTGATGCGCCGGATCGACGACACCAACCGGAAGCTGGAGCAGCTGGAGCAGCAGAAGGAGGCCGCCCAGCAGCTCATCCTGAGCGAGGCCCAGGAAGCCGAAATCCGCGCGTTTCAGGAGGAGCGTCGGCGCATCAACAAGGAACTCAAAACGGTCCGCCGCAACCTGAGGGCCGACATCGAACGCCTGGGCAACACCGTCAAATTCATCAACACCTTCCTGATGGTCTTCGTGGTCGCCGCAGCGGGCATGATCTACGGCTTGCGGCAGCGGCTGAAAAGCCGAAGGTGAACCTCGGCGGGAAACATCGGACAACCCCCTTTCGGTAGGGGATGGAGGGCATGAGACCATGAAATCCAAGACGTTTATCATATTATTGTTGATCTGCGTGCTCCTCGGCGCGGCAAGCTGGTTCCTTCTGGGATCCGGCCCGTCGACAGGCCGGAAAGCCGACGACCCGTCAGGAGATCCCCTCCTGACGGCCCTGCCGGTGAAGGAGATCCTTACGATCGAGATCACCGGACACCAGCGCGGCGTGCATCTGGAAAAGGGCGAGACGACCTGGCGCGTTCGGGAGCGGTACGGATACCCCGCTGATTT harbors:
- the ccsB gene encoding c-type cytochrome biogenesis protein CcsB is translated as MNSSTLLSVVTFVYGLSALLYVVALIFRKTTPGKIAAWTAAVGIAGNIGGVLLRWVESYQLGYGHAPLSNLYESLVFFAWAIAALYLFVEYRYGNRVIGAFVMPIAFLAMAYASLSPNISDRIQPLIPALKSNWLIAHVITCFLGYAGFAVAFGISLMFVIKARSGGASSLILDRFPDPDVLDDLTHKMVQFGFLFLSVGIITGAVWANSAWGRYWGWDPKETWSLITWFVYATLLHARLMRGWRGRKIAYISILGFMAVLFTYFGVNLLPGLHSYGSQ
- the resB gene encoding cytochrome c biogenesis protein ResB, with product MKREGDASRASNPVWGFLISIRLTVALLLSLAATSIIGTLVPQNAAPQDYVRAYGEFLYRLFYVLDIFDMYHSWWFQLLLVLLTANIVACSIDRLSTLWKTVFVKTPVFRSAMFRNPRHKAAFTVTPPPERLRERYAEVAARAFTYSRTEAADGGFRIFAEKGRWTRLGVYIVHLSVVFLLIGGLVGSIFGFDGFVTIPEGESVQAVHLRSGDREQPLDFAIRCDDFQVSFYETGAPREYRSRLAILEEGKPVLEKEIIVNDPLRYRGINIFQSSYGKMPADLGAVAEKGIDVSITSKASGMVYTEKVFLDKPLTLPEGGGVFTAKAFLPSYLFMGQRDLGETLVGELEPPGGEPVEIHLPVRFSRFDKMRKDGRFVFSVTEPVGERYYTGLQVTRDPGVPLVYAGFILMILGCIVTFFMSHQRICIDVTRRGAGAAVTVSGTANKNPGAVAESVRKISGRLEKLEAGR
- a CDS encoding SGNH/GDSL hydrolase family protein, which encodes MKNNRRMPLKRSRIPVGFPCLLLVLFLGSIAGVTEIIIDNDAPETAFTGSWPKSTATDAYDPDETGTPSRWSCNGSTYTWTFTPLITGVYELSMWWSSHASRSSAVPLSIEYLMGRERVSIDQQVNGGRWNRIGVYPFAGGERYDVTLIAAPGEAQNYSTCADAVRFRFAGFTDTAPVAKIERIDPPAAEPNQCIRFQGSSIDTGNVPTAYEWRSDLDGIISRQSAFDIDSLSSGVHTIFFRIRNDKGGWSNPATALLVVRDCSRPVPIMPLGDSITYGVGEIRDANLSTGYRAPLYRSLRRAGYDVDFVGEKNTGGHVSPPFDVQHQGLPGIKDEEAAAGIYDWLTAHPAEIVLLHIGTNSLTANEGDVERIFDEIDRYEFDNDTDLIVVAARIINRKTYHPDTTVFNNNVQRMAASRIIAGDKIVLVDQEGALDYAVDMWDDLHPTNIGYAKMADVWMKALVRLLPACNRFPPEAFTTGNAVSETVGIDGLPATEGIGSCVDTPPADASNRTSINPAPAKGDASAF
- a CDS encoding ABC transporter ATP-binding protein; this translates as MIEVKHLSKFFGPHKAVDRIAFTVQKGEILGFLGPNGAGKSTTMRMITGFVPPSGGTAVIGGHDILREPVAARKKIGYLPENAPVYPDMTVYAYLDFCAQIRGFSGSDRKRRVTETIEKCFLSGVEHQTVSTLSKGFKQRVCFAQSILHDPEYLILDEPTDGLDPNQKHEVRLMIRKMSAEKAIILSTHILDEVEAVCSRAVIITKGAIVADDTPENLKARSTIHGAISVTLADADADAFIACARSVPGIREVAVIERTDGALKARIYPESADPLAAEHLMTALSAKRFEVKSLFVEQGRLDEVFRAVTTS
- a CDS encoding ABC transporter permease, with protein sequence MKSEAILTHVSAIFKREIKAYFGSPVAYVFIAVFLLLMGFFTFHISHFFEMGQADLRAFFEWHPWLYLFLVPAAAMRLWAEELRMGTIELVLTFPITTGEVIIGKFLAAWAFIGIALALTFPMVLTVTYLGDPDPGPIITGYIGSFLMAGAFLGVGSMTSAVTRSQVISFILAVLICLFFILAGFPPVTAMMADWAPRWLTAVVSGLGFLSHFVSMQRGVLDLRDILYFGSVICFTLFANGIILQYKRA
- a CDS encoding GldG family protein produces the protein MTTHHPPAGQAGKSFLSIGGLLLVLIILVLVNVIASRVNARWDVTEGKLYSLSDGTREILSNLSYDTAIKVFYTRDETHTPVHIKTYARRLMDFLSEYERHGEGKLTIEHYDPEPDSEAEDQAAAYGISGIDLPTGERLYFGLAAVAADQEAVIPMIDPTREEQLEYDITRIIARVQSAEKPTIGIISALPVFGMPMMGMPQEGGPEPWMFVTELRKNHEVREISPGADSIDESVDLLMLIHPKGLSPALQYAVDQYLLRGGNLMVFADPFSVSEPPRSPSKASDGLAALFKAWGVEMDLGKAVVDFDFATRLRGQDNQVETNPFWLSMDADALNRDNIITAQLESLLLPAAGAVLKAPDSPYTFETLVRSSPNAAMSDTMMLQLGAEDLRRDFKAAGTPFDLAVQITGTFKSAFPEGPPRDPESGTDKPGSDEPRNTGNGHLEEGQGPAVVVLVGDADLLFDNYYVSHQNFLGFKISRMFNDNLNFVLNSGEMLIGSQALIGIRSRGTFERPFTRVEALEKAAQARWLVREQELMRRIDDTNRKLEQLEQQKEAAQQLILSEAQEAEIRAFQEERRRINKELKTVRRNLRADIERLGNTVKFINTFLMVFVVAAAGMIYGLRQRLKSRR